One part of the Gadus macrocephalus chromosome 8, ASM3116895v1 genome encodes these proteins:
- the LOC132462967 gene encoding acyl-coenzyme A thioesterase 11-like isoform X2, whose amino-acid sequence MKEEEKEIKEEEEEEEVNPTEVKMSQIVMPSHSNHRQELSVGQLLKWMDSTACLSAEKHAGCSCVTASIDDIYFDQTISVGQVVNIKAKVNRAFNTSMEVGIVVVCEDLFTDRRWRVCHAFATFVTQRSASGIKVQLSPLRPGSQRQQEEHSLAAERRRMRRVHDDIIKDLLSDRTFQQGGVGGGAGAGAGPAGGVVAAEKTRVESVELVLPPHANHQVNTFGGQIMAWMVNVATIAASRLCHAHPSLRSIDMFTFRGPSQVGDRLLLRAIVNNAFRTSMEVGVQAEAYRGGGPNRHINSAFMTFEVPDAHGNPRTLPRIRPEPLHGERRFQEAIARKKIRLDRKYIISCKQAEVPLSVPWNPSNQVYLSYNNVSALKMLAARNNWQLNSKEDQVCLYTLEEQGSLSFRVEAELDVSAQRAFRLLGDLRNRTHWDRHYLECDLIRSADKDDFLYRVVAPSVDPAPGGSANQDAGVLQEFILLASRRRPCGPGDPYVVALRSVSLPTHPTPPSSPSSPSPTHRRGEVLCAGFTILATSESTSLISYYNQASPEVLPYISTDIAGLSSSFYRSFCCCRQYLTQNCLGPGDQDQDPEQDQDPDQDQDCSSLDYVTLL is encoded by the exons atgaaggaggaggagaaggagataaaggaggaggaggaggaggaggaggtgaacccCACGGAGGTGAAGATGAGCCAGATCGTGATGCCATCTCATAGCAACCATCGTCAGGAGCTCAGCGTCGGGCAGCTCCTAAAGTGGATGGACTCCACCGCCTGCCTCTCAG ctgagaAACATGCAGGCTGTTCCTGTGTCACAGCCTCTATAGACGATATCTACTTTGACCAAACCATAAG TGTTGGCCAGGTTGTGAACATCAAGGCTAAAGTCAACCGAGCCTTCAACACCAGCATGGAG gtgggTATCGTGGTGGTTTGTGAGGACCTGTTCACGGACCGGAGGTGGAGAGTTTGTCACGCATTCGCCACCTTCGTCACCCAGCGCTCCGCCTCTGGAATCAAG gtgcaGCTGAGCCCCCTGCGGCCGGGGTCCCagcggcagcaggaggagcacaGTCTGGCGGCCGAGAGACGCAGGATGAGGAGGGTCCACGATGACATCATCAAGGACCTGCTCTCTGATAGGACCTTCCAGCAGG gtggagttggtggaggtgctggtgctggtgctggaccGGCGGGTGGTGTTGTTGCTGCAGAGAAGACCAGGGTGGAGAGCGTTGAGCTGGTGCTTCCTCCACACGCCAACCACCAG GTGAACACGTTTGGCGGGCAGATCATGGCGTGGATGGTGAACGTAGCGACGATAGCTGCCAG CCGGCTGTGCCACGCCCACCCCAGCCTCCGCTCCATCGACATGTTCACCTTCAGAGGCCCCTCCCAAGTGGGCGACCGCCTGCTGCTGCGCGCAATCGTCAACAACGCCTTCAGGACCAG catgGAGGTGGGGGTGCAGGCGGAGGCCTACCGAGGGGGTGGTCCTAACAGACACATAAACTCCGCCTTCATGACCTTCGAAGTCCCGGACGCCCACGGGAACCCCCGCACGTTGCCGCGGATACGACCGGAACCACTG CACGGTGAGAGGAGGTTCCAGGAGGCCATCGCCAGGAAGAAGATCCGCTTGGACAG GAAGTACATAATTTCCTGTAAGCAGGCCGAGGTTCCTCTGTCGGTGCCTTGGAACCCTAGCAACCAG GTCTATCTCAGCTACAACAACGTGTCTGCGTTGAAGATGTTGGCGGCTCGGAACAACTGGCAGCTGAACTCTAAGGAGGACCAG gtgtgtctaTACACCCTGGAAGAGCAGGGGTCTCTGAGCTTCAgggtggaggcggagctggACGTCTCGGCCCAGAGAGCCTTCAGGCTGCTGGGGGATCTGAGGAACCGGACGCACTGGGACCGCCACTACCT GGAATGCGATCTGATTCGCTCGGCTGATAAGGATGACTTCCTGTATCGGGTGGTGGCCCCTTCTGTAGACCCCGCCCCCGGgggctcagccaatcaggacgcaggagtcctccaggagtTCATCCTATTGGCCTCCAGAAGGAGACCCTGTGGTCCTGG GGACCCCTACGTGGTGGCGCTGAGGtccgtctccctccccacccaccccacccccccctcctccccctcctccccctcccccacccaccgcCGAGGGGAGGTGCTGTGTGCCGGCTTCACCATCCTGGCGACCAGCGAGAGCACCTCACTG ATCAGCTACTATAACCAGGCGTCCCCGGAGGTCCTGCCCTACATCTCCACAGACATCGCaggcctgtcctcctccttctaccGCAGCTTCTGCTGCTGCCGTCAGTACCTGACCCAGAACTGCCTGGGACCaggagaccaggaccaggacccggaACAGGACCAGGAtccggaccaggaccaggactgcTCTAGCTTGGACTACGTCACTCTGCTCTAG
- the cryz gene encoding quinone oxidoreductase isoform X2, translating into MLNIFSINTMKSCRVMKAVCVSEFGGPEVLRLLSDVPVPTPGRRQVLIRVRACGVNPVETYIRAGTYARRPPLPYTPGSDVSGEVQEVGEEVTSFKAGERVFTTATLSGGYAELCVAEEASVFRLPAGLSPEQGAALGVPYCTAHRALVTRAHAKAGETVLIHGASGGVGVAAVQLGRALGLRVLGTAGTRGGLDLVLQQGAHQVFNHREEDYTHKILEATGGAGVDVVLEMLANLNLGADLQMLRQGGRVAVVGSRGSVEINPRDTMAKESSILGVALASATPEEREECMAALSTGMEEGWLRPSVGRCYPLKMAAQAHQDLMEGPGACGKTVLTM; encoded by the exons ATGCTGAATATATTCAGTATTAACACCATGAAGAGCTGCCGGGTTATGAAAGCTGTCTGCGTCTCGGAGTTTGGAGGGCCGGAGGTCCTCAGGCTGCTGTCCGATGTCCCGGTCCCGACCCCCGGGAGACGGCAG GTTCTGatccgcgtgcgtgcgtgcggggtCAACCCGGTGGAGACCTATATCCGCGCCGGGACATatgcccgccgcccccccctgcCCTATACCCCCGGGTCGGACGTGTCCGGAGAGGTACAGGAAGTAGgggaggaagtgacatcatTCAAG gcagggGAGCGTGTGTTCACCACGGCCACTCTCTCCGGGGGCTACGCTGAGCTGTGCGTGGCAGAGGAGGCCAGCGTGTTCAGACTGCCTGCTGGGCTGAGCCCCGAGCAGGGGGCCGCGCTGGGGGTCCCCTACTGCACCGCCCACCGGGCCCTCGTCACCAG agcTCATGCTAAAGCCGGAGAAACTGTTCTGATCCATGGAGCCagtggaggg GTGGGTGTAGCGGCGGTGCAGCTGGGCCGGGCCCTGGGCCTCCGGGTCCTGGGGACCGCTGGGACCCGGGGCGGTCTGGACCTGGTCCTCCAGCAGGGAGCCCACCAGGTCTTCAACCACCGGGAGGAGGACTACACACACAAGatcctg GAGGCTACGGGGGGTGCGGGCGTGGACGTGGTCCTGGAGATGCTGGCCAACCTGAACCTCGGGGCCGACCTCCAGATGCTGAGGCAGGGAGGACGGGTCGCT gtaGTGGGCAGCAGAGGCTCCGTAGAGATCAACCCCAGAGACACCATGGCCAAGGAGAGCTCCATCCTGGGAGTGGCTCTCGCCTCTGCTACACCC gaggagcgggaggagtgCATGGCCGCTCTGTCcacagggatggaggagggctgGCTTCGCCCATCGGTGGGCCGCTGTTACCCTCTCAAGATGGCCGCCCAGGCCCACCAGGACCTCATGGAGGGCCCGGGTGCCTGCGGCAAGACTGTGCTGACCATGTGA
- the cryz gene encoding quinone oxidoreductase isoform X1 has protein sequence MLNIFSINTMKSCRVMKAVCVSEFGGPEVLRLLSDVPVPTPGRRQVLIRVRACGVNPVETYIRAGTYARRPPLPYTPGSDVSGEVQEVGEEVTSFKAGERVFTTATLSGGYAELCVAEEASVFRLPAGLSPEQGAALGVPYCTAHRALVTRAHAKAGETVLIHGASGGVGVAAVQLGRALGLRVLGTAGTRGGLDLVLQQGAHQVFNHREEDYTHKILEATGGAGVDVVLEMLANLNLGADLQMLRQGGRVAVVGSRGSVEINPRDTMAKESSILGVALASATPYHALLPPPSPRRSGRSAWPLCPQGWRRAGFAHRWAAVTLSRWPPRPTRTSWRARVPAARLC, from the exons ATGCTGAATATATTCAGTATTAACACCATGAAGAGCTGCCGGGTTATGAAAGCTGTCTGCGTCTCGGAGTTTGGAGGGCCGGAGGTCCTCAGGCTGCTGTCCGATGTCCCGGTCCCGACCCCCGGGAGACGGCAG GTTCTGatccgcgtgcgtgcgtgcggggtCAACCCGGTGGAGACCTATATCCGCGCCGGGACATatgcccgccgcccccccctgcCCTATACCCCCGGGTCGGACGTGTCCGGAGAGGTACAGGAAGTAGgggaggaagtgacatcatTCAAG gcagggGAGCGTGTGTTCACCACGGCCACTCTCTCCGGGGGCTACGCTGAGCTGTGCGTGGCAGAGGAGGCCAGCGTGTTCAGACTGCCTGCTGGGCTGAGCCCCGAGCAGGGGGCCGCGCTGGGGGTCCCCTACTGCACCGCCCACCGGGCCCTCGTCACCAG agcTCATGCTAAAGCCGGAGAAACTGTTCTGATCCATGGAGCCagtggaggg GTGGGTGTAGCGGCGGTGCAGCTGGGCCGGGCCCTGGGCCTCCGGGTCCTGGGGACCGCTGGGACCCGGGGCGGTCTGGACCTGGTCCTCCAGCAGGGAGCCCACCAGGTCTTCAACCACCGGGAGGAGGACTACACACACAAGatcctg GAGGCTACGGGGGGTGCGGGCGTGGACGTGGTCCTGGAGATGCTGGCCAACCTGAACCTCGGGGCCGACCTCCAGATGCTGAGGCAGGGAGGACGGGTCGCT gtaGTGGGCAGCAGAGGCTCCGTAGAGATCAACCCCAGAGACACCATGGCCAAGGAGAGCTCCATCCTGGGAGTGGCTCTCGCCTCTGCTACACCC TATCAtgccctgctccctcctccctcccccaggaggagcgggaggagtgCATGGCCGCTCTGTCcacagggatggaggagggctgGCTTCGCCCATCGGTGGGCCGCTGTTACCCTCTCAAGATGGCCGCCCAGGCCCACCAGGACCTCATGGAGGGCCCGGGTGCCTGCGGCAAGACTGTGCTGA
- the LOC132462967 gene encoding acyl-coenzyme A thioesterase 11-like isoform X1: MKEEEKEIKEEEEEEEVNPTEVKMSQIVMPSHSNHRQELSVGQLLKWMDSTACLSAEKHAGCSCVTASIDDIYFDQTISVGQVVNIKAKVNRAFNTSMEVGIVVVCEDLFTDRRWRVCHAFATFVTQRSASGIKVQLSPLRPGSQRQQEEHSLAAERRRMRRVHDDIIKDLLSDRTFQQAGGVGGGAGAGAGPAGGVVAAEKTRVESVELVLPPHANHQVNTFGGQIMAWMVNVATIAASRLCHAHPSLRSIDMFTFRGPSQVGDRLLLRAIVNNAFRTSMEVGVQAEAYRGGGPNRHINSAFMTFEVPDAHGNPRTLPRIRPEPLHGERRFQEAIARKKIRLDRKYIISCKQAEVPLSVPWNPSNQVYLSYNNVSALKMLAARNNWQLNSKEDQVCLYTLEEQGSLSFRVEAELDVSAQRAFRLLGDLRNRTHWDRHYLECDLIRSADKDDFLYRVVAPSVDPAPGGSANQDAGVLQEFILLASRRRPCGPGDPYVVALRSVSLPTHPTPPSSPSSPSPTHRRGEVLCAGFTILATSESTSLISYYNQASPEVLPYISTDIAGLSSSFYRSFCCCRQYLTQNCLGPGDQDQDPEQDQDPDQDQDCSSLDYVTLL, translated from the exons atgaaggaggaggagaaggagataaaggaggaggaggaggaggaggaggtgaacccCACGGAGGTGAAGATGAGCCAGATCGTGATGCCATCTCATAGCAACCATCGTCAGGAGCTCAGCGTCGGGCAGCTCCTAAAGTGGATGGACTCCACCGCCTGCCTCTCAG ctgagaAACATGCAGGCTGTTCCTGTGTCACAGCCTCTATAGACGATATCTACTTTGACCAAACCATAAG TGTTGGCCAGGTTGTGAACATCAAGGCTAAAGTCAACCGAGCCTTCAACACCAGCATGGAG gtgggTATCGTGGTGGTTTGTGAGGACCTGTTCACGGACCGGAGGTGGAGAGTTTGTCACGCATTCGCCACCTTCGTCACCCAGCGCTCCGCCTCTGGAATCAAG gtgcaGCTGAGCCCCCTGCGGCCGGGGTCCCagcggcagcaggaggagcacaGTCTGGCGGCCGAGAGACGCAGGATGAGGAGGGTCCACGATGACATCATCAAGGACCTGCTCTCTGATAGGACCTTCCAGCAGG CaggtggagttggtggaggtgctggtgctggtgctggaccGGCGGGTGGTGTTGTTGCTGCAGAGAAGACCAGGGTGGAGAGCGTTGAGCTGGTGCTTCCTCCACACGCCAACCACCAG GTGAACACGTTTGGCGGGCAGATCATGGCGTGGATGGTGAACGTAGCGACGATAGCTGCCAG CCGGCTGTGCCACGCCCACCCCAGCCTCCGCTCCATCGACATGTTCACCTTCAGAGGCCCCTCCCAAGTGGGCGACCGCCTGCTGCTGCGCGCAATCGTCAACAACGCCTTCAGGACCAG catgGAGGTGGGGGTGCAGGCGGAGGCCTACCGAGGGGGTGGTCCTAACAGACACATAAACTCCGCCTTCATGACCTTCGAAGTCCCGGACGCCCACGGGAACCCCCGCACGTTGCCGCGGATACGACCGGAACCACTG CACGGTGAGAGGAGGTTCCAGGAGGCCATCGCCAGGAAGAAGATCCGCTTGGACAG GAAGTACATAATTTCCTGTAAGCAGGCCGAGGTTCCTCTGTCGGTGCCTTGGAACCCTAGCAACCAG GTCTATCTCAGCTACAACAACGTGTCTGCGTTGAAGATGTTGGCGGCTCGGAACAACTGGCAGCTGAACTCTAAGGAGGACCAG gtgtgtctaTACACCCTGGAAGAGCAGGGGTCTCTGAGCTTCAgggtggaggcggagctggACGTCTCGGCCCAGAGAGCCTTCAGGCTGCTGGGGGATCTGAGGAACCGGACGCACTGGGACCGCCACTACCT GGAATGCGATCTGATTCGCTCGGCTGATAAGGATGACTTCCTGTATCGGGTGGTGGCCCCTTCTGTAGACCCCGCCCCCGGgggctcagccaatcaggacgcaggagtcctccaggagtTCATCCTATTGGCCTCCAGAAGGAGACCCTGTGGTCCTGG GGACCCCTACGTGGTGGCGCTGAGGtccgtctccctccccacccaccccacccccccctcctccccctcctccccctcccccacccaccgcCGAGGGGAGGTGCTGTGTGCCGGCTTCACCATCCTGGCGACCAGCGAGAGCACCTCACTG ATCAGCTACTATAACCAGGCGTCCCCGGAGGTCCTGCCCTACATCTCCACAGACATCGCaggcctgtcctcctccttctaccGCAGCTTCTGCTGCTGCCGTCAGTACCTGACCCAGAACTGCCTGGGACCaggagaccaggaccaggacccggaACAGGACCAGGAtccggaccaggaccaggactgcTCTAGCTTGGACTACGTCACTCTGCTCTAG